One segment of Candidatus Manganitrophus noduliformans DNA contains the following:
- a CDS encoding sirohydrochlorin chelatase, producing MMGGAKPDARTDTILLLGHGSRDPAAVEEFERFVAFFKEWSGFPRVSPGYLELTAPSIPEAIDRAAAEGAARIWVYPLFLFPGRHVSSDLPRFLSEAGTRHRAVPIHFGEAMHRHPKLLELAKIRIGPLPAEEDRTALLLVANGSSDSRGIEAVEHFAAKLRPMLPQVHFLPCFAEMAWPSMPDAFARCLGMGITSIVVFPCVLFTGRVLQGIRLRVEKFREIDPALSIRMADPFGIHPLLAEIVWEGVQGAWPVANGLRVRSNG from the coding sequence ATGATGGGGGGAGCCAAACCGGATGCCCGGACCGACACGATTCTTCTGCTGGGACATGGAAGCCGCGATCCGGCGGCGGTCGAGGAGTTCGAGCGCTTTGTCGCTTTCTTCAAGGAATGGAGCGGTTTTCCGCGGGTTTCCCCCGGCTACTTAGAGCTGACCGCCCCGTCGATCCCGGAGGCGATCGATCGCGCCGCGGCCGAGGGGGCGGCACGGATCTGGGTCTACCCGCTTTTCCTTTTTCCCGGCCGCCATGTTTCCAGTGATTTACCGCGCTTTTTATCCGAGGCGGGGACGCGGCATCGAGCGGTCCCGATCCACTTCGGGGAGGCGATGCACCGGCACCCGAAACTGCTGGAGTTGGCGAAGATCCGGATCGGTCCCCTTCCCGCGGAGGAGGACCGGACCGCCCTTCTTCTGGTGGCGAACGGGAGCAGCGATTCCAGGGGGATCGAAGCGGTCGAGCACTTCGCGGCGAAGTTAAGGCCGATGCTCCCTCAAGTCCATTTTCTTCCCTGCTTCGCTGAGATGGCCTGGCCGTCGATGCCGGACGCCTTTGCCCGTTGTCTTGGGATGGGGATCACGTCGATCGTTGTCTTCCCTTGCGTTCTTTTTACCGGGAGAGTGTTGCAGGGGATTCGTTTGAGAGTGGAGAAATTCCGGGAGATCGATCCCGCCCTCTCCATCCGGATGGCCGACCCCTTCGGCATCCACCCGCTGCTGGCGGAGATCGTCTGGGAAGGGGTTCAAGGGGCCTGGCCTGTCGCCAACGGTTTGAGGGTCCGGTCGAACGGGTAA
- a CDS encoding response regulator: MPHKVLAVDDNIDTILILSAVLEREGYEVITAKDGLEAVEKVERDLPALVLLDLMMPKMNGFEVCRAIRGNPKTSHIPILMLTAKTDPFSREQGLALGANEYLTKPLNPKEILTKVREHLLPTEPPPPPPGALTVSLTGVIALIGELIRTWAAFLAPRSSPAK, from the coding sequence ATGCCGCACAAAGTCCTTGCGGTGGATGACAATATCGATACAATCCTCATTCTCTCCGCGGTGCTTGAAAGAGAGGGGTACGAGGTGATCACCGCAAAGGATGGTTTAGAGGCGGTAGAAAAGGTCGAGCGTGATCTCCCCGCACTGGTTCTGCTCGATCTGATGATGCCGAAGATGAACGGCTTTGAAGTCTGCCGGGCGATCCGCGGAAATCCAAAAACCAGCCACATTCCGATTCTGATGCTCACGGCGAAAACCGACCCTTTTTCCCGGGAGCAGGGGCTCGCCCTCGGCGCCAACGAGTACCTCACCAAGCCGCTGAACCCGAAGGAGATTCTCACGAAAGTCAGAGAACACCTCCTCCCGACCGAACCGCCCCCTCCCCCTCCGGGAGCGCTCACCGTCTCTTTGACGGGAGTGATCGCGCTGATTGGGGAATTGATCCGCACATGGGCCGCCTTTCTCGCACCCCGCTCCTCGCCGGCGAAATAA
- the trpS gene encoding tryptophan--tRNA ligase, with the protein MNQKKRILTGDRPTGRLHLGHYVGSLVNRVKLQEEYETFILIADVQALTDHFEHPEILQQNIREVTKDYLAVGIDPGKSTIFIQSLIPEIAELAVYYLNLVTVARLQRNPTVKDEMQQKGFEQNLPAGFLVYPVHQAADITIFNADLVPVGKDQLPMIEQTVEIVRRFNTFYAPVLVEPQAKVGEFARLPGIDGQAKMSKSLGNAIYLADDAKAVEAKVMRMYTDPTRLRATDPGHIEGNPVFVYHDAFNPDKEEVADLKERYVQGKVGDVEVKKKLTRALNAFLDPIREQRAKYDQDEKAIDEILKEGTRRARAVAQETMGQVRRAMKIDYPFQG; encoded by the coding sequence ATGAATCAAAAGAAACGGATTTTAACGGGGGACCGGCCGACCGGCCGGCTCCATCTGGGACATTACGTCGGCTCTTTGGTCAATCGGGTGAAGCTTCAAGAGGAGTATGAGACCTTCATCCTGATCGCCGACGTCCAGGCGCTGACAGACCACTTCGAGCATCCGGAGATCTTGCAGCAGAACATCCGCGAAGTGACCAAGGATTATCTTGCAGTCGGGATCGATCCGGGCAAAAGCACGATTTTCATTCAGTCGTTGATTCCGGAGATCGCCGAGCTGGCGGTCTATTATCTCAACCTGGTGACGGTCGCGCGCCTTCAGCGCAACCCGACGGTGAAAGACGAGATGCAGCAGAAGGGGTTCGAGCAGAATCTCCCGGCGGGATTCCTCGTCTACCCGGTTCATCAGGCGGCCGACATTACGATCTTCAACGCCGATCTCGTGCCGGTGGGAAAAGACCAGCTTCCGATGATCGAGCAGACGGTGGAGATCGTCCGGCGGTTCAACACCTTTTACGCGCCGGTTTTGGTCGAGCCGCAGGCGAAGGTGGGGGAATTCGCGCGGCTTCCCGGCATCGACGGCCAGGCGAAGATGAGCAAGAGCCTCGGCAACGCGATTTATCTGGCCGACGACGCGAAGGCGGTCGAGGCGAAGGTGATGCGGATGTATACCGATCCGACCCGTCTTCGCGCGACCGACCCGGGGCATATCGAAGGAAACCCGGTTTTCGTCTACCACGACGCCTTCAACCCGGACAAGGAAGAGGTGGCCGATCTCAAGGAGCGTTATGTTCAAGGGAAGGTCGGCGACGTCGAGGTGAAAAAGAAACTTACCCGCGCACTGAACGCTTTTTTGGATCCGATTCGCGAGCAGCGCGCCAAGTACGACCAAGACGAGAAGGCGATCGATGAGATTTTAAAGGAAGGAACCCGGCGCGCCCGCGCGGTGGCACAGGAGACGATGGGCCAGGTCCGCCGGGCGATGAAGATCGACTACCCGTTTCAGGGGTGA
- a CDS encoding anthranilate phosphoribosyltransferase, whose translation MVHKVGAGEKAAQDLTYEEAREAAQLLLSGEATPAQAGGLLIAMRVKNETNEEMRAFTEVCRDYNKPLMLKRGVVPLDIPVYAGKKFFFHAIIPAAFLIAASGRPVLLHGFSGAPGRLGAADVLRSLGICVDFTPQEGSTILERQGFLYLDVAKFNPPLHRFQLLRTELGVRTLFNAVCRMVDPADSGRHLIGISHPPYFEKTLEVLKRLGSRRTLIVRGVEGGPEPSITSETKGFLAVNGEAAPLSIAAAEFGLSWAKRSDIPGGEPEEQAGLVEKILAGEKIGPVREWVLLTAAAGLLAVGEAPTLVDGWKRAEQVLNEGAGLRKLKESAAA comes from the coding sequence TTGGTTCATAAAGTCGGAGCGGGGGAGAAGGCGGCCCAAGACCTGACTTATGAAGAGGCGCGCGAGGCGGCGCAGCTGCTTCTCTCCGGAGAGGCGACGCCGGCCCAGGCGGGGGGCCTTCTGATCGCGATGCGGGTGAAGAATGAGACGAATGAGGAGATGCGCGCCTTTACCGAGGTCTGCCGGGATTACAATAAGCCGTTGATGCTCAAGCGGGGAGTGGTCCCGCTCGATATCCCGGTTTATGCGGGGAAGAAATTTTTTTTCCATGCGATCATCCCGGCGGCATTTTTGATCGCGGCGTCCGGACGGCCGGTCCTGCTGCATGGCTTTTCCGGCGCCCCGGGACGGCTGGGGGCGGCCGATGTGTTGCGCTCGCTCGGGATCTGCGTCGATTTCACCCCGCAGGAGGGATCGACCATCTTAGAGCGGCAGGGCTTTCTCTATCTCGATGTGGCCAAGTTCAATCCCCCCCTCCACCGTTTCCAATTGCTGCGGACCGAGCTCGGCGTTCGGACCCTCTTCAACGCCGTCTGCAGGATGGTCGATCCGGCCGATTCCGGCCGGCACCTCATCGGGATCTCCCATCCCCCTTATTTCGAGAAGACCCTGGAGGTATTGAAGCGGCTTGGAAGCCGCCGCACCTTGATCGTCCGAGGGGTCGAGGGAGGGCCGGAGCCGTCGATCACCTCGGAGACAAAGGGGTTTCTCGCAGTAAACGGGGAGGCGGCGCCGCTCTCGATCGCCGCCGCGGAGTTCGGCCTCTCCTGGGCCAAACGGAGCGATATTCCGGGAGGGGAGCCGGAGGAGCAAGCCGGTCTGGTTGAAAAGATTCTCGCCGGCGAAAAGATCGGACCGGTGCGGGAGTGGGTGCTGCTGACCGCCGCGGCCGGCCTTCTCGCGGTGGGGGAGGCGCCGACCCTTGTGGACGGGTGGAAGCGGGCGGAGCAGGTTCTCAACGAGGGCGCGGGGCTTCGCAAGCTAAAGGAGAGTGCGGCGGCATGA
- a CDS encoding zinc-regulated TonB-dependent outer membrane receptor, whose amino-acid sequence MMRSILFALILFGAILGIALPARSAQTFNPEISLDGLFSAATFSDPDHLQFGAHDPNKRGFTLQNLELTLAGNVDPYFRGEAHLIFGLEDGESFIEVEEAFLTTLSLPYGLQIMGGQFFTRFGRQNPLHPHAWDFADQNIINTLMFGGDGLRSPGIQLSALLPLPFYLELIGSAQNAEGETATSFLFAPGETFAGRPILERDVHDEGDLLYLSRIKTSLDLSESVTLVAGTSHLFGPNGTGENTSTRIHGVDLFVKWKPLTADHGWPFVTFQGEAMRRSYEAGEATLDDGTVLSGEKFKTDGFYIQSLYGFKRRWVAGIRYEQADATDPVDPASGERWRASSNLTFYPSEFSKIRLQYNYDKSDDRDDPIHAVFIQYEFLIGAHGAHTF is encoded by the coding sequence ATGATGCGTTCTATTCTGTTCGCCCTGATACTATTCGGGGCGATCCTTGGGATCGCCCTGCCGGCGCGAAGCGCCCAGACGTTCAATCCGGAGATTTCACTCGACGGCCTTTTCTCCGCCGCCACCTTTTCCGATCCGGACCATCTGCAATTCGGCGCCCACGATCCGAACAAACGAGGGTTCACCCTCCAGAATCTCGAATTGACCCTCGCCGGCAATGTCGACCCTTACTTTCGGGGCGAAGCCCACCTGATTTTCGGTCTCGAAGATGGCGAATCATTTATCGAAGTGGAAGAAGCCTTCCTAACCACTCTTTCTCTTCCCTACGGCCTTCAGATCATGGGGGGACAATTCTTCACCCGGTTCGGCCGGCAAAACCCGCTCCATCCGCATGCCTGGGACTTTGCCGATCAGAACATCATCAACACGCTGATGTTCGGCGGCGATGGTTTAAGGAGCCCGGGCATACAGCTCTCCGCTCTGCTGCCGCTCCCTTTTTATCTGGAGTTGATCGGAAGCGCCCAGAATGCCGAAGGAGAAACGGCAACCAGCTTTCTCTTCGCTCCCGGGGAGACCTTCGCCGGCCGGCCGATTCTCGAGCGCGATGTGCACGATGAAGGGGACCTTCTTTATCTGAGCCGGATCAAAACCTCGCTCGATCTCTCGGAGAGCGTGACCCTTGTCGCGGGGACCTCCCATCTCTTCGGCCCCAACGGAACGGGGGAGAATACTTCGACACGGATTCACGGGGTCGATCTCTTTGTGAAATGGAAGCCGCTCACCGCCGATCACGGCTGGCCGTTTGTCACCTTTCAGGGAGAGGCGATGCGCCGCAGCTACGAAGCGGGAGAGGCCACCCTGGACGACGGGACCGTGTTGTCCGGGGAGAAATTCAAGACCGACGGCTTCTACATCCAGTCGCTCTATGGTTTTAAGCGCCGCTGGGTCGCCGGGATCCGATACGAACAGGCCGACGCCACCGATCCGGTCGATCCCGCTTCCGGAGAGCGATGGCGCGCCTCGTCGAACCTGACCTTCTACCCTTCCGAGTTCTCCAAGATCCGCCTTCAGTACAACTATGACAAATCGGACGATCGGGACGACCCGATTCACGCCGTTTTCATTCAGTACGAATTCCTCATCGGCGCTCACGGCGCCCATACGTTTTGA
- a CDS encoding metal ABC transporter permease, producing MLSFLFWPFIACLILTGIHTYLGLHVIRRGVIFVDLALAQMAALGATAALLFGRDLHDPAAYWASLGMTLIGAAFFSLSRSRDEKIPQEAIIGIVYVVSAAAAVIVLDRAPGGAEHIRGLLVGNILTVTPAQITKTAILYTAVGLFHWFFRKVFLLISFNPEEALRRGYRFRAWDFLFYAAFGVVVTSSVSLAGVLLVFAFLIVPALASLLLTDGIVPRLWIGWGFGTAASLLGLAASVTFDLPTGASIVCAFGLLLLLPILGRSLFRMIRPGIRATRPRGNPLKGEKLDNKFE from the coding sequence ATGCTGTCTTTTCTTTTTTGGCCCTTCATCGCCTGTCTGATTCTGACCGGGATTCACACCTATCTCGGCCTCCATGTGATCCGGCGGGGGGTGATCTTCGTCGATCTGGCGCTGGCGCAGATGGCGGCGCTCGGCGCGACCGCAGCCCTTCTCTTCGGCCGCGACCTGCATGATCCGGCCGCCTACTGGGCCTCCCTCGGGATGACGCTGATCGGCGCCGCCTTCTTCTCCCTCTCCCGATCGCGCGATGAAAAGATCCCCCAAGAGGCGATCATCGGGATCGTCTATGTCGTCTCGGCCGCCGCCGCCGTCATCGTCCTTGACCGCGCCCCGGGCGGAGCGGAGCACATCCGCGGACTGCTGGTCGGAAATATCCTCACGGTCACCCCCGCGCAGATCACGAAGACGGCGATTCTTTACACGGCGGTCGGCCTCTTCCACTGGTTCTTCCGAAAAGTCTTTCTACTCATCTCGTTCAACCCCGAGGAGGCCCTCCGCAGGGGATACCGTTTCCGCGCCTGGGATTTTCTCTTCTACGCGGCTTTCGGCGTGGTGGTGACAAGTTCGGTCTCGCTGGCCGGGGTTCTCCTCGTCTTCGCATTCCTCATCGTCCCGGCATTGGCCTCGCTGCTTCTGACGGACGGAATTGTGCCTAGATTATGGATCGGTTGGGGATTTGGAACGGCGGCCAGCCTCCTGGGGCTGGCCGCCTCGGTGACGTTCGACCTCCCGACAGGGGCCTCGATCGTCTGCGCCTTCGGGCTGCTCCTCCTTCTTCCGATCCTCGGAAGATCCCTTTTTCGGATGATCCGGCCCGGAATCCGAGCAACACGGCCCCGCGGCAACCCCCTAAAGGGGGAAAAGCTTGACAACAAGTTTGAATAG
- a CDS encoding metal ABC transporter substrate-binding protein, with protein MRPIYLIASFLLILQIARPVEAAPVNVVTTTEDLAAIAKEVGGERVEVESLAKGVQDPHFIEAKPSFMLKLARADLFVQVGLELEQAWVGPLLLGARNGKIRSGAPGFVDASRGITALEVPTEPIDRSAGDVHLQGNPHIWLDPMNGKQIARNIAEGLKRVDPKGAAEYDRNLAGFSTRIDAALSRWQEKMKPFEGAKVITYHNSWPYFLKRFGLVAAGYIEPKPGIPSSTSHMRELIALIPREQVKGILMEPYFSDQAPKFLAEKTGAKVVPLPPSVSASAGVNDYFELFDHLTNRLAEALR; from the coding sequence ATGAGACCGATCTATCTTATCGCATCTTTTCTTTTGATTCTCCAGATCGCCCGACCGGTCGAGGCCGCTCCGGTCAATGTGGTCACCACCACCGAAGACCTCGCCGCAATTGCAAAAGAGGTCGGCGGCGAGCGGGTGGAAGTGGAATCCCTTGCAAAGGGGGTCCAAGACCCCCACTTCATCGAGGCGAAACCGAGCTTCATGTTGAAACTCGCCCGGGCCGACCTCTTCGTCCAAGTCGGCCTGGAATTGGAGCAGGCGTGGGTCGGTCCCTTGCTGCTCGGCGCACGGAATGGAAAGATCCGGAGCGGGGCGCCCGGTTTTGTCGATGCTTCAAGAGGAATCACGGCGCTGGAGGTTCCGACGGAGCCGATCGACCGGTCCGCCGGAGACGTCCACCTCCAGGGGAATCCGCACATCTGGCTTGATCCGATGAATGGAAAACAGATTGCGAGGAACATCGCCGAAGGGTTGAAACGGGTCGACCCGAAGGGAGCGGCGGAGTACGACAGGAACCTCGCCGGCTTCTCAACCCGGATCGACGCGGCCCTTTCCCGGTGGCAGGAGAAAATGAAACCGTTCGAGGGGGCGAAGGTGATCACCTATCACAACAGCTGGCCCTATTTCCTGAAACGGTTCGGGCTGGTGGCCGCCGGATATATCGAGCCGAAACCGGGGATACCCTCCTCCACCTCCCACATGAGGGAGTTGATCGCGCTGATCCCGCGGGAGCAGGTGAAGGGGATCCTCATGGAGCCGTATTTCAGCGATCAGGCGCCGAAGTTCCTGGCGGAGAAGACGGGAGCGAAGGTTGTACCGCTTCCACCCTCGGTATCGGCTTCGGCCGGCGTCAACGACTATTTCGAGCTCTTCGATCATTTGACGAACCGCTTGGCGGAGGCATTGCGGTAG
- a CDS encoding DUF6982 domain-containing protein gives MQNRIVLHFQNGEVVKGSTGDFSPEKPWFHLTKKSSGETIKIDPSRLKGIFFVKCFDGNPTYKERIDVERPGLGRRVMVCFKDGENLFGYTTGVSPGRKGFFLFFSDPENNNEKVFVLTAATDDVLLG, from the coding sequence ATGCAAAACAGGATCGTTCTCCATTTTCAAAACGGAGAGGTCGTCAAGGGAAGCACCGGCGACTTCTCCCCGGAAAAACCTTGGTTCCACCTTACCAAAAAAAGCTCGGGAGAAACAATCAAAATTGACCCCTCGCGATTGAAGGGAATTTTCTTCGTGAAGTGCTTCGACGGAAATCCGACCTATAAAGAGCGGATCGATGTGGAGCGGCCGGGGCTGGGTCGAAGAGTGATGGTCTGCTTCAAAGACGGGGAGAATCTCTTCGGCTACACCACGGGCGTCTCTCCCGGAAGAAAGGGATTCTTTCTCTTTTTCTCGGATCCGGAAAACAACAACGAGAAAGTCTTCGTCCTCACCGCCGCTACGGATGATGTGCTGTTAGGATAG
- a CDS encoding alpha/beta hydrolase family protein encodes MEKKLELNLTDQQKTSVVLATPEGSTSRAVLLCHGFMSSKESETNRTLTPRLLSKRIAACRFDFFGHGESDGPFSRLTLTQCLEQTEGMIRWLNENGYTEVGLVGSSFGGLVAIHAAAKHPALFAVALKCPVSDYPPIWRAQLGETGMSHWKESGLLAIATPHGKARLDYAFYEDQLKYDTYRAAAQIKPPTLIVHGEADEYVPFDQSLRLFDTLRLPNDQREMEAIPGANHEFSKPEDFERMITRIEKWITK; translated from the coding sequence ATGGAGAAAAAACTCGAACTGAATCTGACCGATCAGCAGAAAACCTCGGTCGTTCTGGCGACTCCCGAGGGATCGACCTCCCGGGCCGTCCTCCTCTGCCACGGTTTTATGTCGAGCAAGGAGAGCGAGACCAACCGAACCCTCACCCCCCGCCTTCTCTCCAAGCGGATCGCGGCCTGCCGGTTCGATTTCTTCGGCCACGGCGAGAGCGACGGCCCTTTCTCGCGCCTGACGCTGACCCAATGCCTGGAGCAGACGGAGGGGATGATCCGCTGGTTAAACGAAAACGGATATACGGAGGTCGGCCTGGTCGGATCGAGCTTCGGCGGATTGGTCGCCATCCATGCCGCCGCGAAACACCCGGCGCTCTTCGCCGTCGCCCTCAAATGCCCCGTCTCCGACTACCCGCCGATCTGGCGGGCGCAGCTGGGAGAAACCGGGATGAGCCATTGGAAGGAGAGCGGCCTCCTCGCGATCGCCACCCCGCATGGAAAGGCCCGGCTCGACTATGCCTTCTATGAGGATCAATTGAAATACGACACCTACCGGGCGGCCGCGCAGATCAAACCTCCCACGCTGATCGTTCATGGCGAGGCCGACGAATATGTCCCGTTCGACCAGAGCCTCCGCCTCTTCGACACCCTTCGCCTTCCGAACGACCAGAGAGAGATGGAGGCGATCCCCGGCGCCAACCATGAGTTTTCCAAACCGGAAGATTTCGAGCGGATGATCACCCGGATCGAGAAGTGGATCACGAAATAG
- a CDS encoding PAS domain-containing protein: protein MLRFQDRSIKSKLMFLTLMTSSIVLMLAGIASISYQILKVRQSLTYNLSTLAAVIGTNSTAALTFNDPKAGEETLAALAAYPRVIAAAIYTKEGRVFSTYVRDPAPEGFQPPPVEPALSRFERNALVVFRPIFLGEDRVGTVYIQSDLEDLYSALRQYTAVTAGLIVAASFVALLLASRFQRVVSEPISHLAKTAKAISIRKDYTIRAQKHGRDELGLLVQGFNEMLDEIQTRDAALGASELRFRTLTSHAPVGIFQTDPKGNCLFVNERWCDMAGMTPEEAKGEGWMRALHPEDKERVFNEWYDAAKAGREFASEYRFQTPQGKVTWLYGSAIALRNESGAVMGYIGTITDITERKEAEVQLKESENRFRQLAENIHQVFWMSDTFKQEMLYISPAYEKIWGRSCESLYRQPKSFVDAIHPEDQPRMKASLERQARGEGTDIVYRVVRPDGSSRWIRDRSFPIHDRSGRVYRMAGIAEDITQQREAEEELKQKTIQALEASRIKSDFVSNVSHELRTPINAIIGYSSLLLDETYGAVGQDQKAPLEGVVRNANDLLNLVNDVLDLSRIESGKMAIRLGPVDIPALIEGILSGMQPLFEKKSLFARFHPPETFPVIQSDAEKIKQITINFLSNAVKFTKKGGVTISVKDRPERGGIAFSIQDTGIGIKPEELPKIFDAFHQVDASATREFGGVGLGLAIVKKLIDLLQGEIRVESEYEKGSTFTVYLPYRLERVKESAS from the coding sequence ATGCTTCGGTTTCAAGATCGGTCCATTAAATCCAAGCTGATGTTCCTGACGCTGATGACCAGCAGCATCGTCTTGATGCTGGCCGGCATCGCTTCGATCAGCTACCAGATCCTCAAAGTACGGCAGAGCTTGACGTATAATCTCTCCACGTTGGCGGCCGTCATCGGCACCAACAGCACGGCGGCGCTGACCTTCAACGACCCCAAGGCCGGGGAAGAGACGTTGGCGGCCTTGGCGGCCTACCCGCGCGTCATTGCCGCCGCCATTTACACCAAAGAAGGCCGGGTTTTTTCCACCTACGTCAGGGATCCCGCGCCGGAAGGATTTCAGCCTCCCCCCGTTGAACCGGCCCTTTCCCGTTTTGAGAGAAACGCGCTGGTCGTTTTTCGTCCCATCTTCTTAGGAGAGGATCGGGTCGGCACGGTTTACATCCAATCCGATCTGGAAGATCTCTATTCGGCGCTCAGACAATACACCGCGGTGACCGCGGGCTTGATCGTGGCCGCCTCCTTCGTCGCCCTGTTGCTCGCCTCCCGGTTTCAGCGGGTCGTTTCCGAGCCGATTTCACATTTGGCCAAAACGGCGAAAGCGATCTCCATCCGGAAAGACTATACGATCCGGGCGCAGAAGCACGGCCGGGACGAGTTGGGCCTCCTGGTGCAGGGATTCAATGAGATGCTCGATGAGATCCAGACCCGGGATGCGGCCCTGGGGGCGAGCGAGCTGCGGTTTCGGACCCTGACCAGCCATGCGCCGGTCGGTATTTTTCAGACCGACCCCAAGGGGAACTGTCTTTTTGTCAACGAGCGCTGGTGCGACATGGCGGGGATGACGCCGGAAGAGGCAAAAGGGGAAGGCTGGATGCGCGCGTTGCACCCCGAGGACAAGGAGCGGGTTTTTAACGAATGGTACGACGCCGCGAAGGCCGGGCGCGAGTTTGCCTCCGAGTACCGCTTCCAAACGCCGCAAGGAAAGGTGACCTGGCTTTACGGCAGCGCTATTGCGCTGCGCAACGAATCGGGCGCGGTGATGGGCTACATCGGAACGATCACGGACATCACCGAGCGGAAAGAGGCCGAGGTCCAATTAAAAGAGTCTGAAAACCGATTCCGCCAACTCGCGGAGAACATTCATCAAGTCTTCTGGATGTCCGATACGTTCAAACAGGAGATGCTTTATATCAGTCCCGCCTATGAAAAAATCTGGGGGAGAAGTTGCGAGAGCCTCTATCGGCAGCCGAAATCTTTTGTAGACGCCATTCACCCGGAAGATCAGCCCCGAATGAAGGCTTCACTGGAGCGGCAAGCCCGGGGAGAGGGGACCGATATCGTCTACCGTGTCGTCCGTCCCGATGGGTCGAGCCGTTGGATTCGAGACCGCAGCTTCCCGATTCACGATCGATCCGGCCGGGTTTACCGGATGGCCGGAATCGCGGAAGATATCACGCAGCAGCGGGAAGCGGAAGAAGAGCTGAAGCAGAAGACGATCCAAGCGCTGGAGGCGAGCCGGATCAAATCGGACTTTGTTTCGAACGTCTCCCATGAGCTGAGAACGCCGATCAATGCCATTATCGGCTATAGCTCGCTGCTGCTGGACGAGACCTACGGCGCCGTCGGCCAGGATCAAAAAGCCCCCTTGGAAGGGGTGGTCCGAAACGCAAATGACCTTTTAAATCTGGTGAATGACGTGCTCGATCTCTCCCGGATCGAATCGGGAAAAATGGCGATTCGTCTCGGACCGGTCGACATCCCCGCCCTCATTGAGGGCATTCTGTCCGGAATGCAGCCGCTCTTTGAGAAAAAATCGCTTTTTGCCCGGTTTCATCCCCCGGAGACCTTTCCGGTCATTCAATCCGACGCGGAGAAAATCAAACAGATCACCATCAATTTCCTGTCGAATGCCGTGAAATTCACGAAAAAGGGAGGGGTGACGATCTCGGTGAAAGACCGGCCGGAGAGAGGGGGAATTGCGTTTTCAATCCAAGACACCGGAATCGGCATCAAACCAGAAGAGCTTCCGAAAATATTCGATGCGTTTCATCAGGTCGATGCGAGCGCGACCAGGGAGTTCGGGGGGGTGGGGTTGGGGTTGGCGATCGTTAAAAAACTGATCGATCTGTTACAAGGGGAGATTCGTGTCGAGAGCGAATATGAAAAAGGATCGACCTTTACCGTTTACCTCCCCTATCGGCTCGAACGGGTGAAAGAGAGCGCCTCCTAG